The Impatiens glandulifera chromosome 8, dImpGla2.1, whole genome shotgun sequence genome includes a window with the following:
- the LOC124912599 gene encoding uncharacterized protein LOC124912599 translates to MGSKNWVLLGRLKTAVKKIKFLLNQNANRWRIASYFMNSSRGKSSNRRLSFNEWPRGLLSFTEESESGYQSSSPPAAAVAGGVLSRTISGVSSGGGGTQSEDDIDKKADLFIANFYRQLRIERQISLELQYCRGNNSFNSLSP, encoded by the coding sequence ATGGGTTCGAAAAACTGGGTATTGCTAGGCCGGTTAAAGACGGCGGTGAAGAAAATCAAATTCCTCTTAAACCAGAACGCTAATCGCTGGCGAATCGCGTCTTATTTCATGAACAGCAGCAGGGGAAAATCAAGTAACCGCCGCCTCAGCTTCAACGAATGGCCGCGGGGGCTTCTATCTTTCACGGAGGAATCTGAAAGTGGGTATCAATCGTCATCGCCGCCGGCGGCGGCGGTGGCGGGGGGCGTTTTGTCGAGAACCATAAGCGGAGTGTCCTCCGGCGGCGGTGGGACTCAGTCGGAAGATGATATTGATAAGAAAGCTGATTTGTTCATTGCTAATTTCTATCGACAGTTAAGAATTGAAAGACAGATTTCATTGGAGCTTCAATATTGCAGAGGAAATAATAGCTTCAATTCTCTTTCTCCTTaa
- the LOC124911943 gene encoding (DL)-glycerol-3-phosphatase 2-like, translating into MANLNDGGDARKPNISHVIFDMDGLLLDTEKFYTEVQEIILARFNKKFDWSLKAKMMGMKAIEAAHVFVNETGISDSLSAEDFLIEREDMLRTMFPTSELMPGASRLIKHLHSKGIPICVATGSHKRHFELKTQMHGELFSLMHHIVLGDDPEVKKGKPSPDIFLAAARRFEGGPIDSSKALVFEDAPSGVSAAKNAGMSVVMVPDPRLDTSFQTEADQILGSLLDFNPTEWGLPPFAEAS; encoded by the exons ATGGCGAATTTGAATGACGGCGGCGATGCAAGGAAACCCAACATTAGCCACGTCATCTTCGACATGGACGGTCTCTTACTAG ATACAGAGAAGTTCTATACTGAAGTTCAGGAGATCATACTTGCAAGATTCAATAAGAAGTTTGATTGGTCTTTAAAGGCAAAGATGATGGGAATGAAAGCAATAGAAGCTGCACATGTCTTTGTTAATGAAACTGGAATTAGTGATTCTCTTTCAGCTGAGGATTTTCTCATTGAAAGAGAGGATATGTTAAGGACAATGTTTCCCACTAGTGAGTTAATGCCAG GTGCGAGTCGATTGATCAAACACCTACATTCGAAAGGAATACCAATCTGTGTTGCAACTGG ATCTCATAAACGACACTTTGAGTTGAAGACACAAATGCATGGTGAACTTTTCTCATTGATGCATCATATTGTTCTTGGTGATGATCCTGAGGTTAAGAAAGGGAAGCCATCGCCAGACATATTCCTGGCCGCAGCCAGAAGATTTgag GGCGGTCCAATAGATTCATCTAAGGCCCTTGTTTTCGAAGATGCACCTTCAGGGGTTTCAGCAGCTAAGAACGCTGGGAT GTCTGTGGTAATGGTTCCAGATCCAAGGCTGGATACCTCCTTTCAGACTGAAGCTGACCAGATATTAGGCTCCTTGTTGGATTTCAACCCGACAGAATGGGGACTTCCCCCATTTGCAGAAGCGAGTTAA